Within Candidatus Schekmanbacteria bacterium, the genomic segment GTTTTACGATAAAACCTCTTCTTTTAAGCCCCAGCGCCACATTGAAGAGGTCAGTCCATGATCCTCCTGTAGCAGGCCAATGAAATAGTAAATCTACAAATGCGATTCTTTGATGTCTCATTTACATACCATCAATCAACGGAATATACATATTATCTATAATGACCGACCAATCATAGCTTTCTTCAGCACGTCTTCTTCCATATTTTCCCATTTGAATTCTCATATCATCATCATCTAAAAGCGTCTTTACTGCTTTATAGAATCCATCTATATTCGATGGCTCAACAAGAAATCCTGTCTCCTCATTTTTTACAATCCCTGCAAGCCCGCCAGCCCTCGAAGCAACGACTGGTTTGCCGCAAGCCATTGCCTCAACTGCGGTAATACCAAATGGTTCATACCATGTTGAAGGCACAACGCAGATATCTGCAAAATTATAAACTATATGAAGTTTCGACTGATCAACCCAATTCAAAAAAACAATATGGTTATCCAAAGGAGATTCATATTTTTTTATCACCATATCTTCATCTGCTGTGCAAAGAAAGAGAAAATCCTCTCGTTCTTTCAAGAGCATTCTGCAAACTTCTTCCATTATATGAAAACCCTTGGGTTTGAAGGAAATCCTTCCGGGCATCAATATTACTTTCTTTTTCGATTTTTGCCTCTCCAATGGTTTGAATCTCTTCGTATCCACACCTGAAGGGAAAACATTTATATTCCTATTTATGCCTGCAAGCAGAGATTTCGTCATTTCATTATAGACAATTATCTGTGAAGCATTGGAAATAAGTCTGCTTGCCTTTTTTGGATAGGCAGAAGAAAAAGCTCCACTTGCCAGTATTTCCTGAATATTCAAGAGACGAAACAGATCACCTCTTTTATCGAGTCCCAAATAGACATCGAGAAATCCTTTAATGGCAGGGAAAGAAGGAAATTTGCACCTTTTGCATTTTTCAATATCAATGAATATGTTGTTGTCGCAGTTCTCCTCTTTATTGTTTATAAGATTATATGTATAGCACAAAACTTCATAAGCATAAAATCTGAGAATTGTTTTATACCCTCTCAATCCCTCTAACAGAAAGGGTTTCATATTATATCCGTCACCTATAAAGACAATGTCTGGTTTGTATTTTTCAACTGCTCTTGCAAATTTAGAGGGTAAAGTCTTTCGATTAAAGGAATATTTATTGAAAGAAATTCTTTCCACATCAAAGGGCAAAGAAACATCGATTCTTCCGCGAGGCAGATAATCTTCAAAGTGTGCTATAAAAAGCTTAACAGGATATCCTCTTTCTGAAAGGGAAGATATAACTTCTTTTAAGTCAGTTGTTGCACCTCCTGAAGGAGGCCAGCGAAACATTAGGTCTATGAAAGCTATTTTTTTCATCAAATTGGAGTCAAGATTAATCCGTTGGGAAAAGAGATATGTAGATGAAAAAGCCTTCTCATCTTTTTTTGAGGAAACAATAAATATTCATAACTATTAAAAAGAGAATCTTTTTTATCTTCTTTTTTATCCCCTTTCCTGCTGGAACCTTTATCTCTTTTATCTCCATTTTGAGTTCTGGTTCATACAAAGCCGAGCGAATCAAACCAAGTTGAGCCAATACGAGCGCTGAGAAGGCAGCATATTGATAACTCTTCTTTCTTTCCATATTAAGAAAATCGGCAACTTCTTCGGCAATCTTCTTTAAAGTGTTGTTGCCGTCACATCTTATGAAGAAGGATGAGAGATATTTTACATATTCCCATTGCTCCATTGCCCTCTCAAAACGGGGAAGAGAGTACGATGCGAAGGTCCAGATACCAGCCCATGCAGCATTGACAGCCGCAAGATAATCGTTTGGTTTCAAATGATTCCTTGTTTTAATAGGAACATCATTGAGAAGAGAATTAGGGATGAAATTTATATTATGATGGAAGCAGTCGTCCCACTTTTCAACCAGCACCATACCTAAATTTGGAGCATCTTCCATAAGCTGTGTGCGTGGATATGCTGTGGAAAACTGTCCTATATATATTGGGTAAGGAAGCGGATGAAAGTGCTCAAGCCATGGCAAATTTGAAAGGAGCGTGTCTATGAAACGGGACTGCATATAGTAGCCGTTTATTGTCTCTCCCGGATTGAAAGCCATATAAGTAAAGAGAGGATACATACCGTATTTCTTCTGCAATTTTGCAATTTCTTCAATCGTTACAAGACTTTCTTCCTTCTGTATCTGAGAAAAAGTTTCTGGATTAGCGCTTTCAATTCCAACTTCCAACCCTATGCAACCTGATTTTGCCAAAAGCTCAATGATATCCTTATTCTTCTGTATATGCGAGGCGCGAGTGAGTCCTGTCCATTTAACCTTCATATTCTCTTTCAATATTCCTTCACAAAGCTCTATGACATACTTCCTATTCAAAAGAAAATTGTCGTCCCAAAAATGGAATTGGCATATTCCTAACTCATTGATTGATTTTTTCATTTCTTCAATTACATTTTCAGCACTTCTCCATCTGACTTTTCTCATCCACATCAACGGTGATACACAATATGTGCAATTGTAAGGACATCCCCTTGACCCTACAACAGGAAGGCGTTTCCCCCCAACTACATGCAGAGGTGTCGTATAGCACTCCATTGGCAAAAGGTCCCATGCAGGGAAAGGAATTGAATCGAGATTCCGAATCAAGGGCCTTATTGGATTTTTAATAAATTCACCATCCTCTCTATATGCAGTGCCTTGAATATCCTTATAATTCTTCCCTTCAACAATCCTCGAGACAAGTTCAAAGAAAGTTTCCTCTCCCTCATGGAGGATACAAATATCACAATGCTCAGATGCCTCTTCAGGGCAAAGAGAAGTATGGACGCCTCCAAAGACAAATAGGGCTTTTTCCTGCTTTTTTCTAAGTGAGGGCATTATGTTATAGACAAATGGAGCTTGTGCCGTCCAAAATGAAAAAGCAATCATATCCCACTTCTCACAATTAACTTCTGAAACAACCTGTGAATAATTCATATTGAGGGCATGGGCATCGAGCACCTTCAACTCAACCTCCGGAAGCCTTTGCCTTAAGTATGAACAAAGATATCCTATACCAAGAGGCAAAATACGTTTATGCCTTTCATTGCACGGTAACGGTGGCTGTATAAATAGTATTTTCATAGCTCTTTCTGAATATCCATTATTATATCGTATAGTTTATCCCCAAGAATATTCAATGAATACTTTTCTTTTATCGTCTTTAAAGCGTTTTCACTCATCTCTTTTCTTAAATCCCTATCTATGATGAGAAGCTCCATTTTCCTTATGAATTCTTCTCTATTTTCTGCGAGAAATCCATTTTTGCCGTCTTCAATTACATATTTATTTTCACCTGCCCTGCTTGCTACCACAGGCATCCCACAAGCCATAAATTCAAAGAGCTTTGTGGGACTTTTTGAATTAATCCATCTGTCATCTTTTTGCACCAATGGCACAACACCTATATCCACTTTCTTCAAAAAATTTGGCACTTCGTCAGGTGGAATAGTATCGATAATTTCAATCCCCTCATAATTAAAAATTAAAGATACTACTTCCTTTATTCTGTGCATATACTGTCCACCGCCAAGAATTTTGAGATGAATATTCTTATATTTTCTCTTCAACACTGAAAAACAATGCAGTAGAAAAAGAAGATTGTCAAATATGACATCTCCCCAAACAAGGCCTGTCCAACAAAAAGTTATTGTTTCATCGTCTTTTTCAACAGGGGTATTATTATTAAATTTTTTAATATCAACACCAGTTGGAAGATAATAAGTCCTTTTATTTACTGATGATAAGATATCTTTAAGAGTATGGCTTGCAGCTATACAGCAAATAGCCGATTTTGCATAATGAAGCAGAATTTTTTCATAGTCAGCTTCGTTAATATTACCGTATCTATCTGTCCTTCCTTCCATTCCAAAGAATAACCTATTTAGCGCCTCACTTTTAAAAAGAACCCCATGAGCGCCATCCCAATCGTCGCAGTCAAGGATATACCTGTTTCTTCCCATTTTAGACAGGATGAAAGGAATTGCAGAATGAAAGAGAATTTTTTGGATGTAGAAAATATTTCCCTTTTCAGGCAAAAGTCTCAACAATGCTTTTATGCTCAGTTGAATTTTTCTCTTATCTGTAATGCCGTACATCATTTCTTCATCATAACGGGAAGGAAGAAGATGGTCTTTATAAGACAAGACATCCGTATCGATCCCTTTTTCCTTCAAAACCGATGCAAAATTATAACAGCGAACTCTTGCATGAGGCATATTGTATCCGCTATATCCTATAAAAATTATTTTCATTTCAAAATCTCTTTCAGTATTTGAGCTAAACGCTTGCCCAAGACATTGAGCGAATAATTATCCTCCGCATCACGCCTTGCATTGATACCTGCCTTTTCACGAAGATTATCATCACTGATGAGAAGATTGAGCTTTTCTACAAACTCTTCCTCATTCTCTGCCAAAAAACCTGTAACACCTTCTTTGACAATCTTAGGCGCTTCACCAAAACGCGTAGCAACAGAAGGTATTTCCATAGCCATATACTCAAAAAGCTTTGTAGGGCTTTTACTCATCATCCAAGTCTTGTTTTCCTCATCTGTAACAAGGGGCAAAAGACCGATATCTGTCCCTTCAAGAATCTTATTCATTTCATCAGGGCTAACCCAATTCAAAAAATTCACTTCACCCGGATAATCGAGGTAAGCTGAATCATTTTTTACCTTCTCATAATAATCACCTGATGCCACAATCGTTAAAGAAACCCTTTTGCCTGATGGATTGATTTTTGAAAAACATTTCAGAAGAAACATTACATTGTCATAAATAACATTTCCCCAAATATTACCTGTCCAAATCAAATTTATTCTATCCTTCGACCTATTATCCTTCTCCCTTTTAAATTTCTCAGTATCCACTCCTGTTGGGATATAAAAAACCTTCTTATTATATTGTGAAAGGAAATCACAAAGATAGGAGCTCGATGCTATGCAGGCGCAAGCATCACGAGCAATCTTGCCGGTTACCGCTTCAGTGCCGTCTGCACCAAAAAAAAATTTGTTAAGGAAGGAACGATTGAAGAGCGGCGACCTGTCCAAGTCCCAATCATCATAATCGAGAATAAATTTACGCCCCGTCATACGTGATAAAAAATAAGGTGCAGCAGAGTGGTAATGCACCTTTTGAATATAAAGCAAGTCATCCTTTTTTATTAAAATGTCTAAAAGAGCTCGAAGGTTTAAATACAACTTACGCCTGTCTCTCAAAGTCAGCATTTCGATTCCTGAAAGATTAGGCGCAAAATCATCTCTGAAAGATAAGACTCTCGAATCAATTCCGTATTTTTTAACTTCCTTTGCAAAATTGTAACAGCGCACCCTCACATAAGGATAATCATATCCATTGATGCCTATAAAGACGGTCTTTAAATCTTTATTCAATCCTTATCTTCCCGCTAAAATAATGATACCTGCCGGGCTCATACCTTTTAGTGGCTTCATCATTCTCTCTCAACTGTTGAAGAACACGGCCTCGATAAAAGGTGTTTGAATTTACAATATTAATCCTTTCCTTGCCTGTTAAGGAATCTGCGCAAAATTTTACAGTGGGAAGAAAGGTTTCTCCGTTGTCTTTCCCTTCAGCGCCTATCCAAACAGATGAACTTTCAGCTGTCCATAAACGGTCCCAATCATCATCGGTTTCTTCTCTAAACTTTGGGAATATGCCACTATATCCGCCTTCTGCAATCCATCTGTCATAATCTTCTGAAAGCATAATATTTGCCTGCTGTTTAAGAATATCCACAGGCGCCTTCACTTCCATTTCGATATCCCACTCAATCCATCCTTCATTGAAGCTCACCGTCCAATGCTGTATTAAAGGAAGCCCCATCCATTCACCGCTTGCTTTTATTTGTGTTTCTGTATTTTCTGTGATTCTCCATTCTGCCACAGTGGAGTCATACCACTTCACAAAGGAACGCATAGAAGTATATCCTGACAACCCCTTCGTCAATTCAATATCATTCCACAATAAAATCAGTCTTCCATTGTTCAAAATTATCTTTAGCTTCTCCGTCTCGATCTTGCCTATTCCTTTTTTGTCACCTATTGACAGCCAATAGCGTGAAATAACCTTCGACGGCTCACCATCCAAAACAACTTCTCCCTTCTCCATCAAAATGACGCGCGAGCAAATATGCCTGATTATGTTGAGGTCATGAGACACGAAAACAAGGGTATTGCCTTCTTTGAGAAAGTTTTCGATAGTTTTCAGACATTTCGCCTGAAATGACTGGTCACCCACTGCAAGAACTTCGTCAACAAGCAATATTTCAGGATTCACATGAACTGCCACAGCAAATCCAAGTCGCACAAACATTCCAGACGAGTAGTTTCGAAGCGGGGTATCGATAAAATCTTTGATGCCCGCAAAATCGACAATTGAATCAAATTTTTCCTCTATTTCCCTCTTTGATAGCCCCAAAATGCTTCCATTCAAAAAAACATTTTCTCTGCCTGTCAGGTCATGGTGAAATCCTGCTCCCAATTCAAGTAAGCCTGCAATTCTTCCCGATACGCTCACCCTTCCTGTAGTAGGCGCTGTTACACCACTCAATATTTTCAATATGGTGCTTTTGCCTGCACCATTGTCTCCAATTATTCCTGCCGCTTCACCCTTATTAATCTCTATATTGACATTCTTTAGCGCCCAAAATTCCTCCATCTTCTTTCTTCTTGCAACACCTGTAAATAGACTTTTTACGAGCATAGGGCGCTCATGATATATTTTGTATTTCTTACCTACACCCTTCAATTCTATAACCTTCATCTTGTCTCTCAAATTCAATCAAATGAGGTCAGCAAATGCTGGCTCACACTTTTTAAATACATAAAATCCAACAATAAACATCAAAAGAGATGAAATAGTTGTAGTAGTCACTAAATACAAAGATGGCAAATGGGCATTCAAAAAAATCTCTCTATAAAAAACTATGATTCCAGCCATTGGATTCAGCATAAAAATATCCCTGAATCTTTCAGGCACCATCTGGACGGGATAAAAAACAGGTGTGAGATAAAATAGAAAAAGGAGTCCTGCCTCGACTATATATCTCACATCTCTGAAATAAACATTGAGCCCCGATGTGAGAAGGCACATCCCGCAGACAAAGAAAAATTGAATAATAATAGCAATAGGCGCCAGGAAATAATAAATCGTTATCTCTATCTTGAAAATCAGAAGAAAGATGAAGAGGATGATTAGTGAAAGGCAAAAATTGAAAAGATTTGCAAGTATAACAGAAATAGGAATAATTTCTCGAGGGAAATATACCTTTTTGATGAGATTTGAATTATCGACTATTGAATTAGTTGCGCAAGAAAGAGAAAAGTTAAAAAAAGTCCATGGGATTAGTCCGCATAAGACAAATACCGAATATGGCGCTTCTGTTTTAACTTTGAATACAAGAGAAAATATAATGCTGAGCACAACCATCATCAGAAGAGGATTGAGAATTGCCCACATAAATCCAAGGGATGCGCTTTTGTAACGCACCTTTAAATCCTTTTTTGCAAGGGCAATGAGAAGCTCAAAATAGTGAATCGATTTTGAGCTGTTTCTTTCTATTGCATATTCGTTCATTTTTTCCTTCTCTATATCAGCAGTGACTTATCGAAAAATATGAAGCTAAAATAAAAAATGCAGTTAAAATATATCACGACCTTGCTTGACAAGTAAAGGATTGTAGAGGGTTAACATACTGATTTTGAAATATTTTTCTGTTAATGATTCCTCTTTTTTTCAGAAACCTTTATGCATTCAAATTCTATCAACACACAAACACTCTTTAATGAATTTTAAAATTTATTTTTGGCTGATAAAATAAAGAATGCTATGATTTGTTATTATTAACAAAGCTCAAAAATATTAGATTTACAGGATACTTCATCAATAATGGCTAAATATCTTTTAAGAAGGATTCTTCTTGCAATACCTGTTGTTGCAGGGGTAACAATCATTGTGTTTCTTGTTATCCATCTAGTGCCGGGCGACCCGGTGCAAATGATGTTGGGAGACAACGCCTCAAAAGCAGATATTGAAGAGTTGCGTCAATTATTGGGGCTCAACAAACCCCTATATATTCAGTTCAAAGATTTTATCTTGAATCTTTTGCAGGGAAATCTTGGAAACTCAATCATAACAAAAAGGCCTGTATCAGAGCTTTTAGCAGAAAGATTCCCTGCCACACTTCTTCTTTCACTCTGTTCAATTGCCGTAGCACTCCTTATCTCTCTTCCCCTTGGAATTGTCTCTGCATGGAAAAAGAATACAGCAATTGACGAAATTTCCCGCGTCCTTTCTCTTCTTGGAATCTCTATACCAAATTTTTGGCTTGGTCCAATGCTTATTATTATCTTCTATATAAATTTAAAGATTTTCTCCATTACAGGAATCATACTTCCTGCAATAACATTAGGCACAGGAATGGCCGCTCTTTTGACTCGAATGATAAGGTCAACACTGATCGATGTAATCGAGGAAAATTACATTATTACAGCCCGCTCAAAGGGACTTACAAATCTAATCGTAATTTCAAAGCATGCACTTAAAAATGCTCTCCTTCCAGTAATCACAATTTTAGGCCTTCAATTTGGAGCGCTTCTTTCCGGAGCCATCATAGTGGAAACTGTCTTCTCTTGGCCCGGAATTGGGCTTCTGACAATTGAAGCCATAAGCAGAAGGGACTATCCCCTTGTACAGGGATGTATTTTGATAATTGCCACTTCTTATGTCTTTGTAAATCTTTTAACGGACATACTTTATGGATTTTTTGATCCGCGAATCAGATATGATTAACAATACATTAAAAGCCATATTAAGAAATCGCCTTGCTTTAATCGGATTTATAATCGTATCCATTTTCTTTCTAACAGCTCTTTTTGCTCCCTTTCTCACACCCTATAATATTTACGCTCAAAACTTAGAGCAGCGTTTATCGACTCCGAGCGCATCCCACCCCCTTGGGCTCGACGAACTTGGAAGAGACATACTGAGCCGAATCATCTATGGTTCAAGAGTATCGTTGAAGGTTGGAGTAATAACTGTCACTATCTCATCGATTGTTGGACTCTTAATAGGAACTTTTGCCGGATTCATTGGAGGCAAGGTTGATGAAATCATAATGAGAATCATCGATATACTGCTTGCTTTTCCGGGAATACTTCTTGCCATAGCCATAATCGCCATTGTAGGACCGGGTATTGACAATGTCATCTTTGCGCTTTGTATTGTTGGATGGGTTGGCTATGCGCGGCTTGTTAGGGGACAAACTCTCTCAATCCGTGAAAATGAATATGTTCTTGCCGCAAAAGCTCTGGGAGCGCCTGCCATTAGAACAATCCTCTTCTACATAATCCCCAATCTTCTCTCTCCTCTGCTCGTCCAAGCAACACTTGGGATAGCAGGCGCAATCGTAGCCGAAG encodes:
- a CDS encoding glycosyltransferase family 1 protein, which encodes MKKIAFIDLMFRWPPSGGATTDLKEVISSLSERGYPVKLFIAHFEDYLPRGRIDVSLPFDVERISFNKYSFNRKTLPSKFARAVEKYKPDIVFIGDGYNMKPFLLEGLRGYKTILRFYAYEVLCYTYNLINNKEENCDNNIFIDIEKCKRCKFPSFPAIKGFLDVYLGLDKRGDLFRLLNIQEILASGAFSSAYPKKASRLISNASQIIVYNEMTKSLLAGINRNINVFPSGVDTKRFKPLERQKSKKKVILMPGRISFKPKGFHIMEEVCRMLLKEREDFLFLCTADEDMVIKKYESPLDNHIVFLNWVDQSKLHIVYNFADICVVPSTWYEPFGITAVEAMACGKPVVASRAGGLAGIVKNEETGFLVEPSNIDGFYKAVKTLLDDDDMRIQMGKYGRRRAEESYDWSVIIDNMYIPLIDGM
- a CDS encoding radical SAM protein, with translation MKILFIQPPLPCNERHKRILPLGIGYLCSYLRQRLPEVELKVLDAHALNMNYSQVVSEVNCEKWDMIAFSFWTAQAPFVYNIMPSLRKKQEKALFVFGGVHTSLCPEEASEHCDICILHEGEETFFELVSRIVEGKNYKDIQGTAYREDGEFIKNPIRPLIRNLDSIPFPAWDLLPMECYTTPLHVVGGKRLPVVGSRGCPYNCTYCVSPLMWMRKVRWRSAENVIEEMKKSINELGICQFHFWDDNFLLNRKYVIELCEGILKENMKVKWTGLTRASHIQKNKDIIELLAKSGCIGLEVGIESANPETFSQIQKEESLVTIEEIAKLQKKYGMYPLFTYMAFNPGETINGYYMQSRFIDTLLSNLPWLEHFHPLPYPIYIGQFSTAYPRTQLMEDAPNLGMVLVEKWDDCFHHNINFIPNSLLNDVPIKTRNHLKPNDYLAAVNAAWAGIWTFASYSLPRFERAMEQWEYVKYLSSFFIRCDGNNTLKKIAEEVADFLNMERKKSYQYAAFSALVLAQLGLIRSALYEPELKMEIKEIKVPAGKGIKKKIKKILFLIVMNIYCFLKKR
- a CDS encoding glycosyltransferase, coding for MKIIFIGYSGYNMPHARVRCYNFASVLKEKGIDTDVLSYKDHLLPSRYDEEMMYGITDKRKIQLSIKALLRLLPEKGNIFYIQKILFHSAIPFILSKMGRNRYILDCDDWDGAHGVLFKSEALNRLFFGMEGRTDRYGNINEADYEKILLHYAKSAICCIAASHTLKDILSSVNKRTYYLPTGVDIKKFNNNTPVEKDDETITFCWTGLVWGDVIFDNLLFLLHCFSVLKRKYKNIHLKILGGGQYMHRIKEVVSLIFNYEGIEIIDTIPPDEVPNFLKKVDIGVVPLVQKDDRWINSKSPTKLFEFMACGMPVVASRAGENKYVIEDGKNGFLAENREEFIRKMELLIIDRDLRKEMSENALKTIKEKYSLNILGDKLYDIIMDIQKEL
- a CDS encoding glycosyltransferase — encoded protein: MNKDLKTVFIGINGYDYPYVRVRCYNFAKEVKKYGIDSRVLSFRDDFAPNLSGIEMLTLRDRRKLYLNLRALLDILIKKDDLLYIQKVHYHSAAPYFLSRMTGRKFILDYDDWDLDRSPLFNRSFLNKFFFGADGTEAVTGKIARDACACIASSSYLCDFLSQYNKKVFYIPTGVDTEKFKREKDNRSKDRINLIWTGNIWGNVIYDNVMFLLKCFSKINPSGKRVSLTIVASGDYYEKVKNDSAYLDYPGEVNFLNWVSPDEMNKILEGTDIGLLPLVTDEENKTWMMSKSPTKLFEYMAMEIPSVATRFGEAPKIVKEGVTGFLAENEEEFVEKLNLLISDDNLREKAGINARRDAEDNYSLNVLGKRLAQILKEILK
- a CDS encoding ABC transporter ATP-binding protein encodes the protein MKVIELKGVGKKYKIYHERPMLVKSLFTGVARRKKMEEFWALKNVNIEINKGEAAGIIGDNGAGKSTILKILSGVTAPTTGRVSVSGRIAGLLELGAGFHHDLTGRENVFLNGSILGLSKREIEEKFDSIVDFAGIKDFIDTPLRNYSSGMFVRLGFAVAVHVNPEILLVDEVLAVGDQSFQAKCLKTIENFLKEGNTLVFVSHDLNIIRHICSRVILMEKGEVVLDGEPSKVISRYWLSIGDKKGIGKIETEKLKIILNNGRLILLWNDIELTKGLSGYTSMRSFVKWYDSTVAEWRITENTETQIKASGEWMGLPLIQHWTVSFNEGWIEWDIEMEVKAPVDILKQQANIMLSEDYDRWIAEGGYSGIFPKFREETDDDWDRLWTAESSSVWIGAEGKDNGETFLPTVKFCADSLTGKERINIVNSNTFYRGRVLQQLRENDEATKRYEPGRYHYFSGKIRIE
- a CDS encoding ABC transporter permease, translated to MNEYAIERNSSKSIHYFELLIALAKKDLKVRYKSASLGFMWAILNPLLMMVVLSIIFSLVFKVKTEAPYSVFVLCGLIPWTFFNFSLSCATNSIVDNSNLIKKVYFPREIIPISVILANLFNFCLSLIILFIFLLIFKIEITIYYFLAPIAIIIQFFFVCGMCLLTSGLNVYFRDVRYIVEAGLLFLFYLTPVFYPVQMVPERFRDIFMLNPMAGIIVFYREIFLNAHLPSLYLVTTTTISSLLMFIVGFYVFKKCEPAFADLI
- a CDS encoding ABC transporter permease, producing MAKYLLRRILLAIPVVAGVTIIVFLVIHLVPGDPVQMMLGDNASKADIEELRQLLGLNKPLYIQFKDFILNLLQGNLGNSIITKRPVSELLAERFPATLLLSLCSIAVALLISLPLGIVSAWKKNTAIDEISRVLSLLGISIPNFWLGPMLIIIFYINLKIFSITGIILPAITLGTGMAALLTRMIRSTLIDVIEENYIITARSKGLTNLIVISKHALKNALLPVITILGLQFGALLSGAIIVETVFSWPGIGLLTIEAISRRDYPLVQGCILIIATSYVFVNLLTDILYGFFDPRIRYD
- a CDS encoding ABC transporter permease, with the protein product MINNTLKAILRNRLALIGFIIVSIFFLTALFAPFLTPYNIYAQNLEQRLSTPSASHPLGLDELGRDILSRIIYGSRVSLKVGVITVTISSIVGLLIGTFAGFIGGKVDEIIMRIIDILLAFPGILLAIAIIAIVGPGIDNVIFALCIVGWVGYARLVRGQTLSIRENEYVLAAKALGAPAIRTILFYIIPNLLSPLLVQATLGIAGAIVAEASLSFLGLGVQAPTPSWGSMLNDGQRYLSVAPHLTAFPGLAIMVVVMGFNFLGDGMRDILDPRSNSK